Proteins from one Podospora pseudoanserina strain CBS 124.78 chromosome 1, whole genome shotgun sequence genomic window:
- a CDS encoding hypothetical protein (COG:S; EggNog:ENOG503P5JR) codes for MFWFIPCFWVTYTFVTASPHNLLTQPSPSNPPISNTAIEPSPKPINSHNPYTNQSVLNSTQPENERLLPMRLHPLQNPLPKPLALYICHCIACQRQTSSAFGVSAIFPRFSLPANLIQPSPSSPTSSSVSSSGSPPAGCEGSGSNLLSVYSRATTNGQTLYCYFCKRCGTRLVHDSPNKNVVSVKGGCLEGLDWKSAIHIWTKSAMVPIPEGVESHKEDCKDPEEYGVCQEELDQPPGGSL; via the exons ATGTTCTGGTTTATTCCCTGTTTTTGGGTCACTTACACCTTTGTCACAGCCTCACCACACAACCTTCTCACACAACCTTctcccagcaacccccccatctcaaaTACCGCCATTGAACCATCACCCAAACCAATTAACTCACACAATCCTTATACCAACCAGTCAGTCCTCAACTCAACCCAACCCGAAAATGAACGCCTCCTGCCAATGCGGCTCCATCCGCttcaaaaccccctccccaaacccctaGCCTTGTATATCTGCCACTG CATAGCCTGCCAAAGAcaaacctcctccgcctttgGCGTTTCGGCCATCTTCCCCcgcttctccctccccgccaacctcatccaaccatcgccctcctcaccaacatcatcctcggtCTCGTCATCAGGGAGTCCACCAGCTGGATGTGAAGGGAGCGGGAGTAACCTGCTATCAGTCTACTCACGCGCAACAACCAACGGGCAGACGCTGTACTGCTATTTTTGCAAGAGGTGCgggacgaggttggtgcATGATAGTCCT AACAAAAACGTCGTCAGCGTCAAGGGGGGTTGCCTagaggggttggattggaAGAGCGCGATTCACATTTG GACAAAATCAGCCATGGTGCCAATCCCAGAAGGCGTGGAATCCCACAAGGAGGACTGCAAGGACCCGGAAGAGTATGGTGTTTGtcaggaggagttggatCAGCCGCCGGGGGGGAGTTTGTGA
- the chk1 gene encoding Chk1 protein kinase (COG:D; EggNog:ENOG503NVJC) produces MSQLDPLPNDLPFRIISKTIGRGAYASIKKAIPLDAPTPVFAVKLIHKGYAVKHGRISAKQIAMEVSLHSHIGQHPNIIEWFATGEDAVWRWIAMEFAEGGDLFDKIEADVGVQEDIAHLYFLQLIAGVSFMHSKGVAHRDLKPENILLSDTGNLKIADFGMSTMFEYKGVRKQTATMCGSPPYIAPEVLQCARPDKRSPDQQKYSADLVDIWSCGVILFVLLVGNTPWDEPTTGSWEFQEYVRTHGRSTDQLWQRIPPNTLSLLRGMMNIEPQRRFSFAQIRQHPWYTRHNPLLAADGKVSDPLALATKMLAALRIDLSAEPTPSQRASQPEAMDLDSQPSSSWTTKLPATQPETPITDAAFDWERPTLRTLGTHAIISSTQPLAPRDAASILPPPSSRHPNRNLALAALSALSDDPSMSQFSQIPGIPLSLTQHARQFRDIIPSYSLTRFFSHMPPVLLVQMLSDALHQLNVPQPAQIGGSVNPESDHVATLKVKTVDGRNQSLHGEVLVDKYRLMTSMSDEEGQEVVLHEVRFVKVKGDPLEWRRFFKKVALLCKEGVWSGDGGSSQ; encoded by the exons TGCATC CATCAAAAAGGCGATTCCTCTGGATGCACCAACACCAGTCTTTGCTGTCAAGCTGATCCACAAGGGTTACGCTGTCAAGCATGGGCGGATATCAGCCAAGCAAATCGCCATGGAGGTGTCATTGCACTCTCACATCGGCCAgcaccccaacatcatcgaGTGGTTCGCTACTGGCGAAGATGCCGTCTGGAGATGGATCGCCATGGAGTTTGCCGAAGGAGGTGATCTTTTTGACAAGATCGAGGCGGACGTCGGCGTTCAGGAAGACATTGCGCATCTGTATTTCTTGCAACTAATCGCTGGTGTCAGCTTCATGCACTCCAAGGGGGTAGCCCACCGGGACCTCAAACCCGAGAACATTCTTTTGTCAGACACAGGCAACCTCAAGATTGCCGACTTTGGCATGTCGACCATGTTTGAGTACAAGGGAGTCCGGAAGCAGACGGCCACCATGTGCGGTAGCCCCCCATACATCGCCCCTGAGGTACTGCAGTGTGCCAGGCCAGATAAGAGGTCGCCTGACCAGCAGAAATACTCGGCGGATCTGGTCGACATCTGGTCTTGTGGCGTCATTTTGTTTGTGCTTTTGGTGGGCAACACACCATGGGACGAGCCAACAACTGGAAGTTGGGAGTTTCAGGAGTACGTACGGACGCATGGGCGGAGTACAGATCAGCTATGGCAGAGGATTCCCCCCAACACATTATCCCTCCTCCGAGGCATGATGAACATTGAACCTCAGAGACGATTTAGCTTCGCTCAAATTCGCCAGCACCCATGGTACACCCgtcacaaccccctcctcgccgccgacggCAAGGTGTCAGATCCTCTGGCTCTGGCCACCAAAATGCTGGCCGCCCTACGCATTGATCTCAGCGCAGagccaaccccctcccagcgTGCTTCCCAACCAGAAGCAATGGACCTCGATTCCCAGCCCTCCAGCTCGTGGACTACCAAACTCCCAGCCACCCAACCCGAAACTCCCATCACAGATGCAGCCTTCGATTGGGAACGGCCAACCCTCCGAACACTGGGTACTCacgccatcatctcctcgaCGCAGCCGTTGGCTCCCCGCGATGCTGCTTCCATCCTTCCTCCGCCATCAAGCCGGCATCCCAACCGAAACCTGGCCCTGGCCGCCCTCTCCGCTCTGTCGGATGACCCGTCCATGAGCCAGTTCTCGCAGATCCCAGGCATCCCATTGTCCTTGACCCAGCACGCCCGCCAGTTCAGGGACATCATCCCCTCATACTCGCTGACAAGATTCTTCTCGCACATGCCGCCGGTGCTGCTCGTGCAGATGCTCAGCGACGCGCTTCACCAGCTCAACGTGCCGCAACCGGCTCAAATCGGTGGTAGTGTCAACCCGGAGTCGGACCACGTGGCGACGCTAAAGGTGAAGACGGTGGACGGGAGAAACCAGAGCCTGCACGGGGAGGTGCTGGTAGACAAGTACAGGCTGATGACGAGCATgtctgacgaggagggcCAGGAGGTGGTACTGCACGAGGTTAGGTTTGTCAAGGTGAAGGGTGACCCGCTAGAGTGGCGGAGGTTTTTCAAGAAGGTGGCGCTGCTGTGcaaggagggggtttggagtggggatggggggagttCACAGTAA
- the MED8 gene encoding mediator of RNA polymerase II transcription subunit 8 (EggNog:ENOG503P4GW; COG:K), with the protein MASLNLLPEDLKHLDLLRNRFATLSLNLSNAHRNMALTYPLPSQESLQASAAIIHTSLLSLQSILTDKSALFHRIAVHPSTNFPGRTQLDFLSSMLRKKPEPEIETKMEMGMQRAREVGVDEAVLAEIARRNKRREGGDDEDYEEGGGGGGGGDGDEGEDEEANNEKWADCWFLFDRGLKEYINVQEGRSYTVEEQEMGVERVRTGLRRNLLEEEEEEEESDDEEEDEDEEEDEDLVMMDGSGGGRGGLGQQGVVQQVSGNTGVQPEHLFWLYARGRTDLPPRIELESKRAPAKGQVKRLPPR; encoded by the exons ATGGCTTCCctaaacctcctccccgaagACCTCAAAcacctcgacctcctccgcaaccgcTTCGCGACCCTatctctcaacctctccaacgcCCACCGCAACATGGCGCTCAcctaccccctcccctcccaagaaTCCCTCCAGGCCTCAGCAGCAATAATCCACACCTCGCTGCTATCCCTCCAGTCGATCCTAACCGACAAGTCAGCCTTGTTCCACCGCATCGCTGTCCACCCGTCTACCAACTTCCCCGGGCGCACCCAGCTAGACTTTTTGTCATCGATGCTAAGAAAAAAACCGGAACCGGAGATCGAGACGAaaatggagatggggatgcagagggcgagggaagtgggggttgatgaggcggTGTTGGCAGAGATTGCTAGGCGGAACAAGagacgggaagggggggatgatgaggattatgaggaggggggtggtggtggtgggggtggggatggggacgagggggaggatgaggaggcgaaTAATGAGAAGTGGGCAGATTGCTGGTTTTTGTTTGAtagggggttgaaggagtaTATTAATGtgcaggaggggaggagttaTActgtggaggagcaggagatgggggttgagagggtgaggacggggttgaggaggaatttgttggaggaggaggaggaggaggaggagagtgatgatgaggaagaggatgaagatgaagaagaggatgaagattTAGTTatgatggatgggagtggtggggggaggggagggttgggacAGCAGGGGGTTGTGCAGCAGGTGAG TGGAAATACGGGTGTGCAGCCAGAGCACTTGTTTTGGTTGTATGCTAGGGGCAGGACAGATCTACCGCCGAGGATAGAGCTCGAGTCCAAGAGGGCGCCTGCGAAAGGGCAGGTGAAAAGACTTCCTCCTAGGTAG
- a CDS encoding hypothetical protein (COG:G; EggNog:ENOG503Q3VG): MSPDLNSLPGADSTPSPTPPPPINSTRGTTASNSNGHYFPNGHHDGEKRPNILYVMADQLAAPLLKMYNPTSQILTPNLDALAAKSVQFDSAYCPSPLCGPSRMSMITGQLPMKIGAFDNAAQISSDIPTYAHYLRLKGYHTVLAGKMHFVGDQLHGYETRLTSDIYPGDFGWVPNWEEPETRLEWYHNASSVLQAGSCVRSNQLDYDEEVMYRSRQFLYDFVREGGGEEAVCFDEGKGGGNNMGKRLVIPTTRCANVHSQVSLTHPHDPYTIEQKYWDLYENVDIDLPRVTIPQEDQDPHSKRLLKVCDLWDNPFSDEQIKRARRAYYGAVSYVDDCLGQLLTLLKQLKLDEDTIVIFSGDHGDMLGERGLWYKMSYFESSVRVPLLVSYPKRFEPRRVSQNVSTLDILPTMCDLVGTKPWALLPMDGRSLLPHLEGREGGHDEVFAEYTGEGTVRPLMMIRRGRWKYVTCPADGSQLFDLRADPLELRDLVKEGVVRTDEETKEVFEAFEREAREKWDFEGITKEVLHSQRKRRLVWGALTKGRFESWDYNPIDDGREKYIRSHIPLDDLERRARYPAVDESGRETGSRIVTDQAGSHGQ, from the exons ATGTCACCCGatctcaactccctccccggcGCTGACAgcaccccatcaccaacaccaccaccaccaatcaACAGCACCCGCGGAACAACAGCTTCCAACAGCAACGGCCACTACTTTCCCAACGGCCATCATGATGGAGAAAAACGTCCCAACATCCTCTACGTCATGGCCGACCAGCTAGCCGCCCCTTTGCTCAAGATGTAcaaccccacctcccaaaTCCTgacccccaacctcgacgcCCTAGCTGCAAAATCAGTCCAGTTCGACTCAGCCTACTGCCCCTCACCTTTATGCGGCCCCTCAAGAATGAGCATGATCACGGGGCAGCTCCCCATGAAGATAGGAGCGTTTGACAATGCCGCCCAGATATCAAGCGATATCCCGACTTATGCCCACTACCTTCGGCTGAAGGGGTACCACACTGTTTTGGCGGGCAAGATGCATTTTGTCGGGGATCAGCTGCATGGGTACGAGACGAGGCTGACGAGCGATATTTACCCAGGGGATTTTGGGTGGGTGCCGAACTGGGAGGAGCCGGAGACGAGGCTGGAGTGGTATCATAACGCGAGCAGTGTACTGCAGGCGGGGAGCTGTGTGAGGAGTAATCAGCTGGAttatgatgaggaggttATGTATAGGAGTAGGCAGTTTTTGTATGATTTTgttagggagggggggggggaggaggccgttTGCTTTGACG aggggaaggggggggggaacaATATGGGGAAACGACTGGTCATTCCAACTACACGGTGTGCTAACGTCCACTCTCAGgtctccctcacccacccccacgaCCCCTACACCATCGAGCAAAAGTACTGGGACCTCTACGAAAACGTCGACATCGACCTCCCCCGCGTGACCATCCCCCAGGAAGACCAAGACCCCCACTCCAAACGCCTCCTCAAAGTCTGCGACCTGTGGGACAATCCTTTCTCTGACGAGCAAATCAAGCGGGCCCGGAGGGCGTACTACGGCGCCGTCTCGTACGTCGACGACTgcctcggccagctcctcaCCCTGCTCAAGCAGCTCAAGCTCGACGAGGACACGATTGTGATATTTTCTGGCGACCACGGGGACATGCTCGGGGAGAGGGGGCTGTGGTACAAGATGTCGTATTTTGAGAGCTCGGTGCGTGTGCCGCTTCTGGTGAGCTACCCGAAGAGGTTCgagccgaggagggtgagtCAGAATGTGAGCACGTTGGATATTTTGCCTACGATGTGCGATTTGGTGGGGACGAAGCCGTGGGCGTTGTTGCCGATGGATGGGAGGAGTTTGCTGCCGCAtctggaggggagggagggggggcatgATGAGGTTTTTGCGGAGTATACTGGGGAGGGGACGGTCAGGccgctgatgatgatcagaagggggaggtggaagtaTGTGACTTGCCCGGCGGATGGGAGTCAGTTGTTTGATTTGAGGGCGGATCCGCTCGAGTTGAGGGatttggtgaaggagggggtggtgaggacggatgaagaaacaaaagaggTTTTTGAGGCgtttgagagggaggcgagggagaagtgggattttgaggggATTACGAAGGAGGTGTTGCATAgtcagaggaagaggaggttggtttggggggcGCTGACGAAGGGGAGGTTTGAGAGTTGGGATTACAATCcgattgatgatgggagggagaa GTATATCCGGTCGCATATTCCTCTGGATGACCTCGAGAGGCGGGCGCGGTACCCGGCTGTGGATGAGTCCGGCCGGGAGACAGGATCGAGGATCGTGACTGATCAAGCTGGATCTCACGGGCAGTAA
- a CDS encoding hypothetical protein (COG:S; EggNog:ENOG503NYWC) yields the protein MDAVRTALQPITHNLPVPIRDLGVSIIGEKCYKSLLLDIDVEDTECLKYAISKGLGIGIVGASAIVKVPQIVKLVKSKSASGVSFLAYLLETSSYLISLAYNVRNGFPFSTYGETAMVLAQNVLITVLVLHYSGKASMAGLFVAALAASAVTLFNEQTLGMKELGWLQVGAGGMSVASKIPQIAAIWSQGGTGQLSAFTVFNYLLGSLTRIFTTIQEVDDKVILYSFVAGFALNLVLALQMVYYWNAPSAKAQGKRKEALPANSALAPSYAEVAATSTARPRSKGPTTRRRG from the exons ATGGACGCCGTACGCACCGCCCTCCAACCGATaacccacaacctccctGTCCCGATTCGGGACCTGGGCGTCTCGATCATTGGGGAGAAATGCTACAAATCTCTGCTTCTCGATATTGACGTGGAGGACACCGAATGCCTCAAGTACGCGATTAGCAAGGGTCTCGGAATTGGCATTGTCGGCGCCTCAGCGATCGTCAAGGTGCCGCAAATTGTGAAGCTTGTCAAGTCCAAGTCCGCCTCGGGAGTCTCTTTCCTCGCCTACCTGCTCGAGACCTCGTCGTACCTGATCAGCTTGGCATACAATGTTCGGAACGGGTTCCCCTTCAGCACTTATGGCGAGACGGCCATGGTTCTCGCCCAGAACGTGCTCATCACAGTTTTGGTCCTGCACTACAGTGGAAAGGCCAGCATGGCGGGTctgtttgttgctgctctGGCCGCCAGCGCCGTCACGCTTTTCAACGAGCAGACCTTGGGCATGAAGGAGCTGGGTTGGTTGCAGGTTGGAGCTGGGGGCATGAGTGTAGCCAGCAAGATCCCCCAGATCGCGGCCATTTGGAGCCAGGGAGGTACTGGGCAGCTCAGTGCCTTCACT GTCTTCAACTACCTCCTCGGCTCGCTCACCCGCATTTTTACCACAATTCAAGAGGTGGACGACAAGGTTATCCTCTACAGCTTCGTGGCTGGCTTTGCACTCAACTTGGTGTTGGCGCTCCAGATGGTGTACTACTGGAATGCGCCCTCGGCGAAGGCCCAGGGCAAGCGCAAGGAGGCCCTTCCCGCCAACAGCGCTCTCGCCCCTTCATACGCTGAAGTTGCGGCGACCTCGACGGCGAGACCTCGCAGCAAGGGCCCCACGACTCGCCGCCGTGGTTAG
- a CDS encoding hypothetical protein (EggNog:ENOG503NV94; COG:I) yields the protein MLSPPTASLPRLFLPRQTLFKILLALLPSFLSDRLFPDHKPTYRVHPTSYLDGLRGIASIIVFFCHYTENNFSALTLSHGLNVDRPSSFIQLPYFRIIFSGRPMVHIFFVISGFALSYKPIKALHARDLDKCYTALASSTFRRAFRLFGPCVVSTFMVLCLRQTGYLGPAQETLMEEVWKWKGAVFHQITWGWDWDRDLKPAYDIHLWTIPIEFAHSMLLFMVVLMLSRVKLHVRMGSVLGLMGYCLMCGKWAGFEFLAGLFLAEVFVLKQEGKKQKEWEGEREGTKERGMVMGPGTLVKGLQVVMILVGLFIGGWPNRSADKTPGISWFLERTPLPFAEMDHLAPQKFWFGLSAVCTVWAVGELDFLRRFFEGGLAQYCGRISYAIYIMHGPVMDTIQASILGHVDIPARGKPGDANFKEALPAAGVKGFFGVKTPTQITLSWFFGMWMIGPFVFWAADVFWRVVDNRIVDWGKRLENWCLDEDTGPSPRSQGYSVAA from the coding sequence atgTTATCACCGCCCACCGCCAGCCTCCCCAGGCTtttcctccctcgccaaaccCTCTTCAaaatcctcctcgccctcctcccctccttcctctcggACCGCCTCTTCCCCGACCATAAACCAACTTACCGCGTCCATCCAACCTCGTACCTCGACGGCCTCCGCGGCATCGCCtccatcatcgtcttcttctgccactACACCGAAAACAACTTTTCGGCCCTGACGCTCTCCCACGGCCTCAACGTCGACCGCCCCTCGTCTTTTATTCAACTCCCCTACTTCCGCATCATCTTCTCCGGCAGACCAATGGTGCACATCTTTTTTGTCATTTCCGGCTTTGCCCTGTCGTACAAGCCCATCAAGGCTCTACACGCCCGAGACCTGGACAAATGCTACACTGCCCTTGCGTCGTCCACGTTCCGTCGAGCGTTCAGGTTGTTTGGACCATGCGTGGTGTCGACGTTTATGGTGCTTTGTCTCCGGCAGACGGGGTATCTGGGTCCGGCGCAGGAGAcgctgatggaggaggtgtggaagtggaagggggcGGTGTTTCACCAGATTACTTGGGGGTGGGACTGGGATAGGGATTTGAAGCCGGCGTATGATATCCACTTGTGGACGATACCGATTGAGTTTGCGCATtcgatgttgttgtttaTGGTTGTGCTGATGCTCAGTCGGGTGAAGCTGCatgtgaggatggggagtgtgttggggttgatggggtaCTGTTTGATGTGTGGGAAGTGGGCGGGGTTCGAGTTTTTGGCGGGTTTGTTTTTGGCCGAGGTTTTCGTGCTGAAgcaggaggggaagaagcaaaaggagtgggagggggagagggaggggaccaaagaaagggggatggtgatggggccgGGCACgttggtgaaggggttgcaggtggtgatgatacTGGTGGGGTTGTTCATTGGGGGTTGGCCGAATAGGAGTGCGGATAAGACGCCGGGGATTAGCTGGTTTCTGGAGAGGACGCCGTTGCCGTTTGCGGAGATGGATCATTTGGCGCCGCAGAAgttttggtttgggctgAGCGCGGTGTGTACGGTgtgggcggtgggggagctggaTTTTCTGAGGAGGTTCTTTGAGGGGGGGCTGGCGCAGTATTGTGGGAGGATCAGTTATGCGATTTATATCATGCATGGACCGGTGATGGATACCATCCAGGCGTCGATTCTGGGGCATGTTGATATCCCTGCGAGGGGGAAGCCGGGGGATGCGAATTTTAAGGAGGCGCTTCCTGCTGCGGGTGTAAAGGGGTTCTTCGGGGTGAAGACGCCAACTCAGATCACGTTGAGCTGGTTCTTTGGGATGTGGATGATTGGGCCGTTTGTGTTTTGGGCGGCGGATGTgttttggagggtggtggacaacCGGATTGTGGActgggggaagaggttggagaacTGGTGTCTGGATGAGGACACTGGGCCTAGCCCGAGGTCCCAGGGGTATTCTGTTGCTGCGTGA